The DNA sequence GGATCACCATTCGCCAGAAGAAGCCCAGGCGACTGCATCCGTCGATCGCCGCCGCCTCCTGGAGCTCGTTGGGGATCGCCGCCAGGAACGGCACCAGGATGATCACGGTGATCGGCAGGGCGAAGGCGACCTGGGGGATGATGACGCCGGCGAGCGAATTCATCAGACCGAGGTTGCGCACCAGGATGTACAGCGGCGTGATCGCGACCGTCATCGGGAACATGAGCCCGGCGGCGAAAAGGGCGTAGACGGCTCCGCGCCCGCGGAATGAGTACCGGGCCAGCGCGAACGCGGCCATGAGCCCCAGGGAGACCACGACCGCCGTGGTGACGACAGCGGTGATCGTGGAGTTGCCCACCTGCTGCCAGAACACACCGCTGAGCAGGACGTCGGCATAGTTCTGCCAGTTCCACACGGTCGGGAGCCCGGACGGGTCGACCGTGATCTCGGAGTTCGACCGGAATCCGCCGAGGATGATGTAGGCGACAGGCGCGAGCATGAGCCCGATGAGCACGAGCGCCACGAAGTAGATCAGGAGGCCCCCCGACCGTCGAGGGGCCGGTGAGGATCGCCGGGGCGCCGGAGGCGCGGCGAGTGTGACAGTGGCCATCAGGCCTTCCCTCCCGTGATGGCTCCGGCGGTGTCGCGTCGAAGCAGGAAGCGCTGGTAGAGGAGTGCGACGGCCAGCGAGATGAGGAACATGACGACGGCGACGGCGCTGCCGTAGCCGAAGCTGCCGGCGTTGCGGCCGTTCGCGACCATGTAGGTCGCCATCGTGGACGTGCCGGCGGTGGAGGCCACGTACTGACCCCAGATGATCCACACCAGATCGAACAGCTGGAGCGAGCCGATGATCGAAAGGAACGCCCAGATGCGCACGGTCGGACCGAGCAGGGGGAGCACGATGTGGCGCTGGATCTGCCAGTAGGACGCGCCGTCGATCGCGGCTGCCTCAGCGAGTTCATCGGGGATCCCCTGGAGACCTGCGAGGAACAGGATCGTGGCGAACCCGACGTATTTCCAGGTGATGATCACCATGAGCGTCCAGATCGCGATCGACGGGTCGGACAGCCAGTCGGTGGCGAGGGCGCCCAGCCCCACTCGTTCGAGGAGGCCGTTCAACGCGCCATTGGACTGCAGCATAAGCGACCAGCCGATTCCGACGACGACCTCGGAGATCACGTAGGGGACGAAGATCAGCACGCGGATCGCGGATTGGAAGCGCATTTTGCGGTTCAGCAGCAGCGCCAGTCCCAGCGCGACGGGACCCTGCAGCACGAGGGACATGATCGCGATGAAGACGTTGTGGCCGAGTGCCTCGTGGAAGGCCGGGTCGGTCAGGATCACGATGTAGTTGCGCAGGCCGACGAAGTCGACTGCGGGGCCGAATCCCGACCAGCTGAAGAAGCCGTAGTACGCGGCCATCACCACCGGGAAGATGACGAAGGCGACGAACACGATCAGCGCCGGGCCGATGAGGATCAGCAGCTCGAGACGAGATCCCCATCCGGCGCCGCGGGCGCGCCGGCCCGGGGCGCGCCCGCTGCGGGGAGGGCGCCCCGAGGGGGGCGTCGCCTGAGCGTCGCCCCCCTCGGCGTCCGGCGTTCCGGGCGCGTCCGCGGTGGTGTGCGAAATGTCGCGCACGGAAGCCATCAGTGCTCTCCGCTCAGGACTTCGCCGCGGCGGCGTTGACCGCATCGACGATGGCTTGAGCGTCGCCCTTGCCGGCGAACATGTCGACCACGGCGACGTTGAGGGCGTTGCCGATGTTCTGGCCGTACAGGGTGTCCAGCCAGACGACGACGTACGGGGCGTCGTTGTAGGCCTTGAGCACTTCCTGCAGCGACGGATCGGTCACGACGCCCTGTGCCTCCTGGGAAGCGGGCAATGTCACGAAGGCTTCGGCGTACGCCTCCTGATTGGCCTTCTCGACCATGAAGTTCAAGAAGTCGACGCACTCCTTGGGAGCGTTCACCCAGCACGAGTACCCGTCGACGCCGCCCATCATCGCGCCGGGCTCGCCGTCACCGCCGGGAACCTCCGGGAACGGGAACCAGAGCAGATCGGCGAGCGGCTGCTCGTCCGGGGTCAGCGAAGCGATCACTCCGGGGTTCCACGCGCCCATGAGCTCCATGGCGGCCTGGTGGTTCGCGACGAGTCCGGCGGACGACCCGGCGCCCTGCTGGGCGGGCGTCGTGAGGAAGCCCTCGTTGAAAGGCTCCGTCTCCAGGAACGACTGCAGGTCCTCGCCGGCCTTCAGCCAGCACGGGTCATCGAAGCTCCGGCTGTCGGCGGCGGCGTCCATGACGTCCTTGGTGCAGGCGCGGAGGGCGAAGTTGTAGTACCAGTGGGCTGCGGGCCATGCGTCCTTCGCGCCGACCGCGATCGGTGCCACGCCGCTCTCTTTCAGCGCGGTGTCCGCCGTCTCGAGCTCGTCGATCGTGGCGGGGGGAGTGGTGATGCCGGCCGCCTCGAACAGGTCGCCCGCGTAGAAGATGCCCGACGGAAGGACCGAGGTCGGCATCCCGTAGTTCTTCCCGTCGATCTCGAAGGCGGACAGGACGCCGCCGAGGGCCTGCTTCGACGCGTCCGTGATGCCGTCGGTGAGATCCATGACCTGGCCGGCCTTGACGATGTCGGCGAGCTTGCCGCCGCCGCGCGCCATGAAGATGTCGGGGGCGTCGCCGGAGTTCAGCGCGGTCTGCAGCTTCCCGTCCATCTCCTCGTTCTGGATCGACTGGATCTCGACGGTGACACCGGGGTTCGCCTCTTCGAACGCCGCCGCGGTGTCTTCCCAGTAGGCCTTGCCCGGGCCGGTGGTCGAGTTGTGCCAGAAGGTGAGCGTGACATCGCCGCCGTCGCTGCTGTCGCCGCTGCCGCCGGCACAGCCGCTGAGGGCGAGCGCCCCCGCGATCAGGACGGCAGACCCCGCGAGGAGCTTCTTGCCATTCATGTGATTTCCGTTCTCTTCGTCGAGTCGCACCTCGCGCACGGAGGTGTCGTGAATGGTGCCCGATGGGTGATGCTCGGGAACTGGCGTTCAGTGTCGCAAGCGATTTGTTGCCGTGTCAAACGTTTTCGAAAACCTTTTCCATTCGTTATCATCGCGACATGGGACGCCGCGCCACGATCAACGACGTCGCCGCGGCTGCCGGGGTGTCAGTGTCCACGGTCTCCAAGGCCGTGCACGGTCGCTACGGCGTCTCGCCTGACACGATCCGCCGCGTCATGGACGTGGTGGAGCGCTTGGGCTACCAGTCGAGCCTCGGCGCGAGCAGCATGCGCGCGCACCGCACGGGTGTGATCGGCGTCCTCGTGCCCGCCTTCGAGCCGTTCAGCGCCGAGATCCTCAAAGGCGTCGGCGCCGCGGTCCGCGGCACGGGTTTCGACCTCATGGCCTACGCGGGCTCGCAGGACGGCACCGGCGAGGGCTGGGAGCGTCGATCGGTGAGCCGGTTGAGCGGAACGCTCATCGACGGGGTCATCATGGTCACCCCCACCGTGGTCAACGTGGCAGGCGAGGTGCCGATCGTCGCGATAGACCCGCACACCGGTCCTGCCGACCTGCCGACGGTCGAGTCCGACAGCTTCCACGGTGCGCAGCTCGCGACCCGCTACCTGATCGAGCTCGGCCACTCCCGCATCGGCTTCATCGCGGGCCGCCCCGACCTGCGCTCCTCCGTCCTGCGCGATGCGGGGTACCGCAGCGCGCTCTTGGAGGCCGGCATCCGGTTCGAACCCGGCCTCGTGGGCGTCGGCCGATACGAGGAGGACGCCTCCCGGCAGCTCGCGCACGAACTGCTGTCGCAGGTCGAGCGCCCCACGGCGATCTTCGCGGCGAACGACCTGTCCGCGATCGCGGTCCTCGGGGCCGCGCATGAACTGGGAATCCGCGTGCCCGACGAGCTCTCGGTGATCGGCTTCGACGACATCCCCGAAGCATCGCGACACGTCCCCGCCCTCAGCACCGTCCGTCAGCCCATGCAGCGCTTGGGTGAAGTCGCCACGAGACTCCTGATCGGGCTCATGAACGGCGAGACCCCAGAGCAGACGCACGTGCGCCTGCCCACGCGGCTCGTGCCGAGGGCGACGACCGCACCGCCGCTCTGACGGGGGATCAGCCGGCGCTCTGGCCCGGGATCAGCCGGCGATCGCCGAGGGGTCGCGCAGGATCTCGCCGAACGCGAGCTCGGCCGCGCCGATCAGCAGGCGGTCCTCCGCCAGGACGGCGGTGCGGATGCGGAGCCCTTCCGTGTTCGCGGGCATCGCCTGCGCCGCGACGGCGGCCTCCAGAGCCTCCAGGTCGCGGTCGGCGAGGGTCGCGAGGAACCCGCCGAGCACCACGACCGACGGATTGAGCACGTTGACCGCATTGCCGAGCGCCGTCGCCAGGATGCGTCGCTGGCGGGCGACCTCCTCGGCGGCCGTCACCGACCCGGACGTGCGCAGCGCTTCGGCGAGCGTGGGCTCGTCCGCGGAGAGCAGCTTCACCGCGGCGAGCAGACGTGCCCTGCTCACTTCGTCCTCGAGTACGCCGTCGCCCGCGCGCCGATCCGCGGGGGAGGCGATGCCCGGACGGTTCTGCCCGAATTCACCGGCGTAGCCGCCGGCGCCGGGGATCGGCATCCCGCCCACGATGAGTCCGCCACCGATGCCGCTCGCGCCGCCGTTGAGGTACACGACGTCGTCGACGCCGCGCGCGGCGCCGAACAGGTGCTCGGCCATCGCGCCGAGACTCGCGTCGTTGCCGACCGTGGTCGGCAGGCCGGTGGCTCCGGCGACGAGGTCGCGCACGGGCGCGTCGGTCCAATGCAGGTGCGGCGCGTTGCGCACGAGGCCGTCGGCTGCGCGGACGAGGCCGGGGACGGCCAGACCCACCCCCACGATCCGCGCGTCCGCGAGGCCGCCGGCGCGCCAGCTGTCGACCTGCGCCGAGATCATCGCGGCGGTGTCTTCGGGTGAGATCAGACCGTCCAGCTCGATGCGGGCGCGCATTGCGATGCTCTGGTCGAGTCGTACGGCGCCGATCGTGAGCGCGTCGACCTCGGGGTTCGCGGCGATCGCGACGACGCGCGGATCGGAGGCGACCACCGGAGACGGACGACCCACGCGCCGTGAGGCCTCCGGAGCGCGCTCCTGCACGAGCCCTTCGCGCACGAGTTCGGCCACGAGATCGGCGATCGTCGAGCGATTGAGCCCGGTCGCCTCGGTGAGCGCCGCCCGCGACTGCGGGCCGTCGACGTGCACGAGGCGGAGGACCCGGGCGAGGTTGCGCTGGCGGACGCCGTCGGGGCCTGTTCGCTCAGCGGCGTGGAGCTCGTTCATCTCCCTCACTGTAGGGCTCGAGGACGTTTGTTGTCGGAAACTGCAATCTGGCCGTAAGGTCGTGCCCACGCCGCACCGCTCGAGGAGGACACGTGGGCCGCTATCGCGATCCGATCCTGCCGGGATGCCATCCCGATCCGTCGATCTGCCGGGTCGGAGACGAGTACTTCCTGGTGACGTCGACGTTCGAGTACCTGCCCGGGCTGCCGGTCCACCGCTCGACGAATCTCGTGGACTGGGAGCCGATCGGTCACGCGATCGAGCGCTCCGACCAGCTGGATCTGTCCGGCTTGCGATCCTCGTGCGGACTGTTCGCGCCCACGATCCGGTACCACGACGGCACGTTCTTCGTCGTATGCACCGTCGTCGCCGGGGCATTCTGGGACACGGCGGAGCGTGGCGGGCGGACCGGTCACTTCGTCGTGACCGCGACCGATCCGCGGGGTCCGTGGTCGGATCCGATCTGGCTCGCCGGCGACGATGAGATCGATCCCTCGCTCGCGTTCGACGACGGCCGCGTCTGGCTGTGCGGCACGCGCCTCGCCCAGCCCGGACTCTGGCACCACCAGACCGAGGTGTGGCTGCGGGAGCTCGATCCCGAGACGTTCGCCGTCATCGGCGACGAGCACGTGCTCTGGCACGGTGCCGTCGAGGGTGCCGTCTGGGCCGAGGGGCCCCACCTGTACCGGCACCCGGAGGGCGGATGGATGCTGCTCGCCTCGGAGGGCGGCACGTTCGGCGAGCACGCGATCAGTGTCGCGTACGCCGACGAGATCACCGGGCCCTACCGTGGCGATCGGGGCAACCCGCGGCTCACCCACCGAGACCTCGGTGCACGCACCGACATCTGGGCCGTGGGACACGCGGATCTCGTGGACGCGGCCGACGGTCGTACGTGGGCCGTGCTGCTCGCGACCGGTCTGCGCCCCGACGGCGGGGACAGCCTCCTCGGACGCCAGACGCACCTCGTGCCGCTCGACTGGGAGGGCGGCAGTCCGCTGTTCGCACCGGGAGTGGGGCGCGTGCAGGGCGAGGTCGATGCCGAAGGCGTTCCGGATCAGGTCGTCGGGCCCGA is a window from the Microbacterium lacus genome containing:
- a CDS encoding glycoside hydrolase family 43 protein, producing the protein MGRYRDPILPGCHPDPSICRVGDEYFLVTSTFEYLPGLPVHRSTNLVDWEPIGHAIERSDQLDLSGLRSSCGLFAPTIRYHDGTFFVVCTVVAGAFWDTAERGGRTGHFVVTATDPRGPWSDPIWLAGDDEIDPSLAFDDGRVWLCGTRLAQPGLWHHQTEVWLRELDPETFAVIGDEHVLWHGAVEGAVWAEGPHLYRHPEGGWMLLASEGGTFGEHAISVAYADEITGPYRGDRGNPRLTHRDLGARTDIWAVGHADLVDAADGRTWAVLLATGLRPDGGDSLLGRQTHLVPLDWEGGSPLFAPGVGRVQGEVDAEGVPDQVVGPDSFDDDFDGSLGLAWTGVRRMPHTFADTAVRPGFVRLHGGGEPTGLEDQSFLGRRLPAERVQVRAVLELSGAGRGGILLRVGDERHLEVSVDDTGLARAVLVTGDGRAVLGEAPVDAGAPVEIALRIDGADAEAVVSGASLGTADLRGLSPVAAASFLGAWIGPFAAGEGHVDVDGLELRVLS
- a CDS encoding ABC transporter substrate-binding protein, with amino-acid sequence MNGKKLLAGSAVLIAGALALSGCAGGSGDSSDGGDVTLTFWHNSTTGPGKAYWEDTAAAFEEANPGVTVEIQSIQNEEMDGKLQTALNSGDAPDIFMARGGGKLADIVKAGQVMDLTDGITDASKQALGGVLSAFEIDGKNYGMPTSVLPSGIFYAGDLFEAAGITTPPATIDELETADTALKESGVAPIAVGAKDAWPAAHWYYNFALRACTKDVMDAAADSRSFDDPCWLKAGEDLQSFLETEPFNEGFLTTPAQQGAGSSAGLVANHQAAMELMGAWNPGVIASLTPDEQPLADLLWFPFPEVPGGDGEPGAMMGGVDGYSCWVNAPKECVDFLNFMVEKANQEAYAEAFVTLPASQEAQGVVTDPSLQEVLKAYNDAPYVVVWLDTLYGQNIGNALNVAVVDMFAGKGDAQAIVDAVNAAAAKS
- a CDS encoding carbohydrate ABC transporter permease — encoded protein: MATVTLAAPPAPRRSSPAPRRSGGLLIYFVALVLIGLMLAPVAYIILGGFRSNSEITVDPSGLPTVWNWQNYADVLLSGVFWQQVGNSTITAVVTTAVVVSLGLMAAFALARYSFRGRGAVYALFAAGLMFPMTVAITPLYILVRNLGLMNSLAGVIIPQVAFALPITVIILVPFLAAIPNELQEAAAIDGCSRLGFFWRMVIPLAVPGVITVGILAFIGSWNSYMLPLFILNNENSFTLPLGTQAFASQYSVDTAKVLAFTSLSMIPALVFFSLFERRIVGGLTGAVKG
- a CDS encoding LacI family DNA-binding transcriptional regulator, which codes for MGRRATINDVAAAAGVSVSTVSKAVHGRYGVSPDTIRRVMDVVERLGYQSSLGASSMRAHRTGVIGVLVPAFEPFSAEILKGVGAAVRGTGFDLMAYAGSQDGTGEGWERRSVSRLSGTLIDGVIMVTPTVVNVAGEVPIVAIDPHTGPADLPTVESDSFHGAQLATRYLIELGHSRIGFIAGRPDLRSSVLRDAGYRSALLEAGIRFEPGLVGVGRYEEDASRQLAHELLSQVERPTAIFAANDLSAIAVLGAAHELGIRVPDELSVIGFDDIPEASRHVPALSTVRQPMQRLGEVATRLLIGLMNGETPEQTHVRLPTRLVPRATTAPPL
- a CDS encoding ROK family transcriptional regulator, yielding MNELHAAERTGPDGVRQRNLARVLRLVHVDGPQSRAALTEATGLNRSTIADLVAELVREGLVQERAPEASRRVGRPSPVVASDPRVVAIAANPEVDALTIGAVRLDQSIAMRARIELDGLISPEDTAAMISAQVDSWRAGGLADARIVGVGLAVPGLVRAADGLVRNAPHLHWTDAPVRDLVAGATGLPTTVGNDASLGAMAEHLFGAARGVDDVVYLNGGASGIGGGLIVGGMPIPGAGGYAGEFGQNRPGIASPADRRAGDGVLEDEVSRARLLAAVKLLSADEPTLAEALRTSGSVTAAEEVARQRRILATALGNAVNVLNPSVVVLGGFLATLADRDLEALEAAVAAQAMPANTEGLRIRTAVLAEDRLLIGAAELAFGEILRDPSAIAG
- a CDS encoding sugar ABC transporter permease; protein product: MASVRDISHTTADAPGTPDAEGGDAQATPPSGRPPRSGRAPGRRARGAGWGSRLELLILIGPALIVFVAFVIFPVVMAAYYGFFSWSGFGPAVDFVGLRNYIVILTDPAFHEALGHNVFIAIMSLVLQGPVALGLALLLNRKMRFQSAIRVLIFVPYVISEVVVGIGWSLMLQSNGALNGLLERVGLGALATDWLSDPSIAIWTLMVIITWKYVGFATILFLAGLQGIPDELAEAAAIDGASYWQIQRHIVLPLLGPTVRIWAFLSIIGSLQLFDLVWIIWGQYVASTAGTSTMATYMVANGRNAGSFGYGSAVAVVMFLISLAVALLYQRFLLRRDTAGAITGGKA